One stretch of Synergistetes bacterium HGW-Synergistetes-1 DNA includes these proteins:
- a CDS encoding molybdopterin oxidoreductase, with protein sequence MTEKEFICVVCPNGCPIKVRYEEGNSPKLISVEGTRCPRGKSWVKQEIENPMRTFSSSVIVSGGDFLEASVRLTKPVPLAKIFEVVAEIKKIRLSAPLEIGDVVLSNPAGTETEVIVTRNVPLKAK encoded by the coding sequence ATGACAGAAAAAGAATTTATCTGTGTTGTATGTCCAAATGGATGTCCGATAAAGGTCCGCTACGAAGAGGGCAACTCTCCAAAACTGATAAGCGTTGAGGGCACGCGCTGTCCGCGCGGTAAAAGCTGGGTGAAACAGGAGATAGAGAATCCGATGAGAACTTTCTCATCAAGCGTTATTGTCTCGGGCGGCGATTTTCTCGAGGCCAGCGTACGCCTCACCAAGCCGGTTCCGCTGGCGAAAATTTTTGAGGTGGTAGCAGAAATAAAAAAGATCAGGCTCTCCGCGCCGCTGGAGATAGGCGACGTGGTGCTCTCGAACCCAGCGGGAACTGAAACAGAGGTAATCGTAACCAGAAACGTACCGTTAAAGGCGAAATAA
- a CDS encoding lactate dehydrogenase, with translation MRDYVVKYDDLYRVAKEIFMGLGYSDYQASTVTSCLVEADSRHKHSHGVAAMMTYVSHLKAGNLDLNAPEPTTVFETPLSIVLDGHSGVGYCIADFAVKKTIEKAKKSGVCITTVRQANHYGFAAHWSEMMAKEGLIGIASTNTVRCVCPTRSAERNLGTNPLTFAFPTAGDEPMFNLDMATCVMAHGKLVRSQVFAESGIIPREVIIDGRGNVVTDFKEALEILHHGDDRSDAPKPDTGGLVPLGGVTEILSGHKGYGLAMLVELLTGGLSGGTPSKFIPLAHEGICFFFMAIDPALFGDAHEVREHVKYIINEYRKTAPLDPSLPVLMPGDKSRAAHAKAVKEGIELSPEIVDILREVAILTKKEAELESIFVHP, from the coding sequence ATGAGGGACTATGTAGTTAAATACGATGATCTTTACCGGGTCGCAAAGGAAATATTCATGGGGCTCGGATATTCCGACTATCAGGCTTCGACCGTCACTAGCTGTCTTGTCGAGGCGGACTCACGCCACAAACATTCACACGGCGTCGCCGCGATGATGACCTATGTCAGCCATCTCAAAGCCGGTAACCTCGACCTGAACGCTCCGGAACCAACGACGGTTTTTGAAACGCCGCTCTCCATCGTTCTTGACGGCCATTCAGGCGTGGGCTACTGCATCGCCGATTTTGCCGTTAAAAAAACCATTGAAAAAGCAAAGAAATCAGGTGTCTGCATAACGACAGTACGCCAGGCAAACCACTATGGATTCGCGGCTCACTGGTCAGAGATGATGGCCAAAGAAGGATTGATCGGCATTGCTTCCACTAACACGGTCCGCTGTGTCTGCCCGACACGAAGCGCGGAGCGCAATCTTGGCACGAACCCGCTGACATTCGCCTTCCCGACAGCGGGCGACGAGCCGATGTTCAACCTTGATATGGCGACATGCGTAATGGCACACGGGAAGCTCGTCCGCAGCCAGGTATTTGCGGAAAGCGGAATAATTCCCCGCGAAGTGATCATCGACGGCAGGGGCAATGTCGTGACTGACTTCAAAGAAGCGCTTGAGATCCTCCACCACGGAGACGACAGAAGCGACGCACCGAAGCCTGACACCGGCGGACTCGTTCCCCTCGGCGGTGTCACAGAGATATTAAGCGGACATAAGGGTTACGGTCTTGCGATGCTCGTTGAACTCCTCACGGGCGGTCTCTCTGGCGGAACGCCCAGTAAGTTTATACCGCTTGCGCACGAGGGTATCTGCTTCTTCTTCATGGCGATCGATCCTGCGCTTTTTGGCGATGCCCATGAAGTTCGTGAGCACGTCAAATACATCATCAACGAATATAGAAAGACGGCGCCTCTCGATCCCAGCCTGCCAGTCCTCATGCCCGGCGACAAATCACGCGCAGCGCACGCCAAGGCAGTCAAGGAGGGTATCGAATTGAGCCCCGAAATTGTTGACATACTTAGGGAAGTTGCCATTTTGACCAAAAAAGAAGCAGAATTGGAATCAATTTTTGTTCATCCTTAG
- a CDS encoding C4-dicarboxylate ABC transporter substrate-binding protein — protein MKKNFSIVIISIFLVSMLFGTAFAKEDFRIKFGYSATDKENNFQVFKNVFKKYVEDTSKGRLVVDLYPNAQLGGERQMLEGMTLGTVEMAMLSPGIAASISPKFQVLDLPYLFKDNFTAYKALDGKLVGILNSQLNPKGVRLLGFAENGFREITNNTKVIKTPADLKGMKIRVQPIPAHLELFKAFGANPTPVDFGELYTALLQKTVDAQENPITLIYSSKLYEVQKYISMTDHVYAPSALFISENFYKKLPDDLKKIVADGARKFRDESRKSQQKASKDLIEQLRKAGVNVYYLTPAEKKAFMDAAKPVFKIMEPVVGADLIEMVTSYNK, from the coding sequence ATGAAAAAGAACTTTAGCATTGTTATCATCTCTATCTTCCTGGTGTCTATGTTATTCGGTACGGCCTTTGCAAAGGAAGATTTTCGCATTAAATTTGGCTACAGCGCAACGGATAAAGAAAACAACTTCCAGGTATTTAAAAATGTATTCAAGAAATATGTCGAAGATACATCAAAGGGACGCCTTGTTGTTGACCTCTATCCGAATGCACAACTTGGCGGTGAACGTCAGATGCTTGAAGGAATGACTCTGGGAACAGTAGAAATGGCTATGCTGTCACCAGGAATTGCCGCAAGTATCAGTCCCAAGTTCCAGGTCCTTGATCTGCCGTACCTCTTTAAGGACAATTTTACGGCGTATAAAGCACTGGATGGCAAGTTGGTAGGTATATTGAATTCGCAGTTAAATCCTAAGGGTGTTCGCCTTCTTGGGTTTGCAGAAAACGGATTCCGTGAAATAACAAACAATACTAAGGTCATAAAAACCCCGGCGGATCTCAAAGGTATGAAGATTCGAGTTCAGCCGATTCCCGCACACCTTGAGCTTTTTAAAGCATTTGGCGCTAACCCCACACCTGTAGATTTTGGAGAACTCTATACAGCGCTCCTTCAGAAAACTGTCGATGCACAGGAGAACCCGATTACTCTGATCTACAGCTCAAAACTTTATGAAGTTCAGAAATATATTTCAATGACGGACCATGTTTATGCTCCTTCCGCACTGTTTATCAGCGAAAATTTTTATAAAAAGCTTCCAGATGATCTGAAGAAAATTGTTGCGGATGGTGCAAGGAAATTCCGCGATGAATCAAGAAAGAGCCAGCAGAAAGCGTCTAAAGATCTTATCGAGCAGCTTAGGAAAGCTGGAGTTAACGTTTATTATCTGACACCTGCAGAGAAGAAAGCATTTATGGATGCTGCAAAACCAGTGTTTAAGATCATGGAGCCGGTTGTAGGAGCTGACCTTATAGAAATGGTAACTTCATACAACAAATAG
- a CDS encoding TRAP transporter small permease, producing MLNIFNKIEERFLILNLLVSTLIVFMNVVLRYIFSASLSWVDEAARYMFLWLIWVGADYALANRSHLRITMFPNKLHGKARIALELFVLTVWFSFCAFLGYQGIKLVSIVVMQQQLSTAMQINMGWAYACVPCGAIFMSVRLLLDIVSIIRTGVIPGIENNDPNKLAEEALEGVTM from the coding sequence ATGCTTAATATTTTTAACAAGATAGAAGAAAGATTTTTAATTCTAAATCTTTTGGTATCGACACTTATCGTCTTTATGAATGTTGTATTGAGGTACATTTTCAGTGCCTCTCTCTCATGGGTCGATGAGGCAGCAAGATATATGTTTCTATGGCTTATATGGGTAGGTGCAGACTACGCACTCGCAAACAGATCGCATCTGCGTATAACGATGTTTCCAAACAAACTGCACGGAAAAGCTCGGATCGCTTTAGAGCTCTTTGTACTTACGGTATGGTTTTCATTCTGCGCGTTTCTTGGTTATCAGGGAATAAAACTTGTATCTATAGTAGTAATGCAACAGCAGCTCTCAACTGCAATGCAGATAAATATGGGCTGGGCTTACGCATGTGTCCCCTGTGGAGCAATATTCATGTCTGTTCGTCTCCTCCTTGACATAGTTTCTATTATCCGCACAGGTGTTATTCCAGGGATAGAAAATAACGACCCAAATAAACTTGCAGAAGAAGCGTTAGAAGGAGTGACAATGTAA